The region actagaaccacaaaacacccttaaaacccacgtcacttattaataatgcagaaatgttgttaatctgtcactagaaccacaaaacacccttaaaaacccacgtcacttattaataatgcagaaatgttgttaatctgtcactagaaccacaaaaacacccttaaaaacccacgtcacttattaataatgcagaaatgttgttaatctgtcactagaaccacaaaacacccttaaaacccacgtcacttattaataatgcagaaatgttgttaatctgtcactagaaccacaaaaacacccttaaaaacccacgtcacttattgtttctcctgttaataatgcagaaatgttgttaatctgtcactagaaccacaaaacacccttaaaacccacgtcacttattgtttctcctgttaataatgcagaaatgttgttaatctgtcactagaaccacaaaacacccttaaaacccacgtcacttattgtttctcctgttaataatgcagaaatgttgttaatctgtcactagaaccacaaaacacccttaaaacccacgtcacttattaataatgcagaaatgttgttaatctgtcactagaaccacaaaacacccttaaaacccacgtcacttattaataatgcagaaatgttgttaatctgtcactagaaccacaaaacacccttaaaacccacgtcacttattaataatgcagaaatgttgttaatctgtcactagaaccacaaaacacccttaaaacccacgtcacttattaataatgcagaaatgttgttaatctgtcactagaaccacaaaacacccttaaaacccacgtcacttattaataatgcagaaatgttgttaatctgtcactagaaccacaaaacacccttaaaacccacgtcacttattaataatgcagaaatgttgttaatctgtcactagaaccacaaaacacccttaaaacccacgtcacttattgtttctcctgttaataatgcagaaatgttgttaatctgtcactagaaccacaaaacacccttaaaacccacgtcacttattaataatgcagaaatgttgttaatctgtcactagaaccacaaaacacccttaaaacccacgtcacttattaataatgcagaaatgttgttaatctgtcactagaaccacaaaacacccttaaaacccacgtcacttattaataatgcagaaatgttgttaatctgtcactagaaccacaaaacacccttaaaaacccacgtcacttattaataatgcagaaatgttgttaatctgtcactagaaccacaaaaacacccttaaaaacccacgtcacttattaataatgcagaaatgttgttaatctgtcactagaaccacaaaaacacccttaaaaacccacgtcacttattaataatgcagaaatggtgttaatctgccactagaaccacaaaaacacccttaaaaatgcaTTACAATTGGCTATCAGTATTCCAATCTTTGCTGCTGATAACATTACAGGTGTGGgcgctaccagagagagagagagagagagagagagagagagagagagagagagagagagagagagagagttttctttctatattcagTTTCgtgtcttgttttcattttttttttttttctaagaattaggtgaagaaaaatgaagaggaggaggaggaggaggaggaggaggaggaggaggaggaggaggaggaggaggaggaggaggaggaggaggaggagaaagtaaaagataaaaaggtacgtagataagagagaaaaaaaggaagaggagatggaggaggaggaggaggaggaggaggaggaggaggaggaggaggaggaggaggaggaggaggaggaggaggaggaggagatgataccCACACTCGTTctactaacaacaactactactactactactactactactactactactactactactactactaccaccaccaccaccaccaccaccaccaccaccaccaccaccaccactactactactactactactacaggaaaTGCAATATGTTATCATCCTTCGcattgataagagagagagagagagagagagagagagagagagagagagagagagagagagagagagggaatagtaAATGATACACGTGTTTGTTGAGTAATACACGAAGCGATACACTTTTTAATACACTTTTGGTAATTATCGTACACTTTGATGTGGCGCGAgtgaaaaattgtgaaaaatgGACGACTATTATTGGGAAATGAGTGAAGAGttgtgaaatgaaggaaaatagagacaaaTGTGGAGGtataggaggaaaatgaagggaaatggaAAAGTGAGCGGAAATTAATGAGAAATGGGGTGCTGGTTGGGGAAATGAGCGAAATTATGtgggaaaatgggaaaatatgtgaaaaattgtggaaaaaatgtgaaataatgtgaaaaatgtgaaaaatggacaataagaaatgaaaaatggaaaaaaacgaaaatgaaaaaattaatgaaaaaattaaatatgaaaatgaaaaatgaaaaatatgaaatgaaaaaaaatgaaaatgtgtaaaatgaaaaaaatgaaaaatggaaaatatgaaaaaattatgaaaaatgaaaaaatgaaaaaataaagaaaaaatatgaaaaaatgaaaaaaaagaaaagtaaagaaatgaaaagaaaatataaagatgaaaataaatgaaaaaaatgaaaagaaaatgaaaagatgaaaaatactaaataaatgaaaaaaatgaaaaattagtaagaaaaataaataaaaaaaaaaaaaaaattagataaaaattttaagttgaaaaaaataaataaataaataaataaaaaaaatcatttaattttttttttacttaagaatttgtaaagaaaaaattaatacattgtttattgattaattcatttatttatttgtttgtttgtttgtttgtgagtaATACATCGAGAGTATTGCTTAAtttgaaaagaaacaataacaacaacaaaatgaacacacacacacagctgcgctctctctctctctcatatctgctgtagtagtagtagtagtagtagtagtagtagtagtagtagtagtagtagtagtagtagtagtagtagtagtagtagtagtagtagtagtagtagtagtcatagtagtagtagtagttgtagttgttgttgttgtagtagtagtagtagtagttgtagtgtagtagtagtagtagtagtagtagtagtagttgtagtagtagtagtcgtagtagtaatagtagtaatcgtagtcgttgtagtcgtagtcgttgtagtcgtagtagtcgtagtagtcgtagtagtagtagtagtagtagtagtagtagtagtagtagtagtagtagtagtagtagtagtagtagtagttgttgtagttgttgtagttgttgtttacttgagaaggaaggacaaatcTGAATTGACTGCAAACTCCTCTGGCTGTTTACCtctgaaacaaacaaacaaacaaataaatagagagagagagagagagagagagagagagagagagagagagagagagagacatacacacacatggcagTATATAATGTGAGAAGAGATTTTaatgacaagagaaagaggTTGGACTGAATATAcaagaaggttaggttaggttaggtcaggtcaggtcaggttaggtcaggttaggttaggttaggttaggttaggttaggttagcattcAATTATATGGCTAAAATTATGATTAAAAGGACCTTAACCActaggactgcgaggaactttgctcaaatggacaagagattatttgaagggcagggaaatgagaactgtgattagagatacacactcatcttggggtaaagtaactagggtagtgccacaagggtcagtgttagcccacATTATGTTTGATtgatgtaaacgacattcacactGGGGTAAACAGCTGTATGAATTTGTttactgatgatgcaaagttgctaagagtgaTCAAgaccagagaggactgtttgctgctgcaggaagacttaaacaagatctatgtgTGTAGTAATAAGTGGAAATttgagtttaatgccaagaaatgtcacataatggaactaggaaagagtaagagatgaccggtatggaactatttgatgggagaggaacaaataatgaagactaaagaggaaaagatcttggagtgatcatacaggaaaatctgagccctgataaacacataagcaagatatttggactatcatataagatgttgactaatataagagtggcatttcattacatggacaaagatatgatgaaaagacTCATCAGCAGCATGATACGCcccaggctggaatatgcagcagtggtgtggtctccaacctctaaaaaggatagaaggaaactggaaaggatacagaagattgctacaaagatggtgccggaactaaaggacctcacatatgaagaacgactcaaggaaatgggactgccaaccttacaggatacaagagaacgaggggacctaataacaatgtacaagatagtcaatgccACTGAAAAGATacacaaggaagacctggtgctggtcaCGGAAGAACATGGAAGGACTACaggacatggaaagaagatcaggatgaggcagtgtgtcaaggatattggacacacacacacacacacacacacacacacacacacacctaccttaCAAACAGCCTAGCAGCATAGAGGCCTTGCAGGGTTGCCAAATCTCCTTCTACTTTCAACAAGGAACCTTCTCGCAACGCCAGCACTGGGGGCACGTCAGGGAGTTCGTGGTATTGCATTATCCTCTCCTCACGCGTCTCCTGTTTGCCGCAGAGGGACGGGAGTAAGATCAGTGCATTCGtcacccaaaacatcccaaaacacatccaaaacaccccaaaacacatccaaacaccctaaaacactcaaaaatccCTCAGCATCCtctcaaaacacctaaaaaaacaaATTCAAAACCCTcacaaacactccaaaacacacccaaacacacacaaacaccacaaaacacaccaaaacaccccaaaacacaaaaacaccccaaaacacactcaaaacaccccaaaacacactcaaaacacacccaaaacaccccaaaacacctcaaaacacaccccaatacaccccaacacacacacttacccccATGTGTGTATTGGCGGGGTTAGCGTCAATATAATGGGGGTTGATGTTGATGGGAACAAGAGAGAGTGCGTTGAAGGAGGGTGGGTGAACGATTGGCATATcattggtggtgttgatggaggtggtggcgaCGTTGGTTCCTGCGCTGCTTCCTATGTACGGGGCGccttcctggagagagagagagagagagagagagagtggttaggttaggttcaggaAAAAGCGATTAattcatttgctttttttttttttgtatattgtttattttatttgcattttatctctctctctctctctctctctctctctctctctctctctctctctgattaggtTAAAAagtttggtttagttaggttaggtaaagttaggttctctctctctctctctctctctcacacacacacacacacacacacacacacacacacacacaaacaccaaaaacacacaaaacacaccaaaacacacaaaacacaccaaaacacacaaaacatcccaaaacacaccaaaaacacaaaacacaaacacaccaaaacaccacaaacacacccaaacatcccaaaagcacaccaaaacaccacaaaacacacaaaaacatcacaaaaccacaccaaaacactccaaaacacaccaaaacacccaaaaacacaccaaaacacccccaaacacacacatacacacacacaagggtcagtgcttggtcccatcatgtttttgatttatgttaatgatatgccagtaggaattgacagttacatgaacatgtttgcggacaatactaatattatgaggagagtaaagaatgtggaagattgtaacaagttagaGGAAGATCTTGATGAAATATGAGTGGAGttaagagtggcagatggaatttaatatagacacgagccatgttatgaaaatgtgaagaagtagACACAGagcaaacagggattacagactgggtgatgagaagattgaagagaccaatgaggagaaagacttaggagtaaccgtgcaaaacactttgtcaccgcagaaacacattaacaagattttttttgggtaaacatacaacatgcttcaaaatattggccttgcattccactacctagatgaaggaatgatgaagaagatattatgtaccttaataagaccccagctagaatatgcagcatgtgtctggtcaccacatatgaagaaggtggaaagggtagagaggctggcaacaaggatggtaccaggactcagggacttagactatgaggaaagactgaggaagctggggctcaccacattagaagagagaagaacaagaggagacatgataactatgtataaattggtgaacaagattgacatactggacagagagttgataaaggtgaccacaatacagtttcctgcatcgtagcattgataagtggaataaactgagcggtgtgtgtcaatcagatgagagacagatatgacaggaatggacaaggagacaggacacagagagcttagatcagcccctgtaatacacaaataggtaaatacacacacacacacacacacaccttgagaaCCCTGTGTCGGATGGGGTCAAGTAGTTGGTGGTTGTACAAGGCCTTGAGGAGCTGGAATGTGTTACCGCCGCCTACAAATATTGCCTCGGCTCCACGAACAGCTGTTATGGGGTCAGACGCTTGGTGGATGCTGGTCAACTCAaagcctgcagagagagagagagagagagagagagagagagagagagagagagagagagagagagagagagagagagagagagaaagaggttagGTTTgtcataatatcttcttcattactttcctcctcctcctcctcctcctcctcctcctcctcctcctcctcctcctcctcctcctcttcctcctcctcctcctcctcttaccccaGGCAGTGAACTTCTTAGCAGCCTTCTCTGTGTACGAGTCCATGTCCCGTAATGCATAGGGCACAAACAGCACTCTGCGAACTgacctcctgagagagagagagagattaatttgtTACAGTAATATTATttagcttatttatttattattattattattattgattctattattactactactgtcaatTATTGctctaacctaaccgaacctgaTTTCTACGTATTTTTAACACAAATTAACATATTTTAA is a window of Portunus trituberculatus isolate SZX2019 chromosome 1, ASM1759143v1, whole genome shotgun sequence DNA encoding:
- the LOC123517477 gene encoding alpha-aspartyl dipeptidase-like produces the protein MAARNLLLLSNSTVHGSGYLEWAQEHIKDFLMRRSVRRVLFVPYALRDMDSYTEKAAKKFTAWGFELTSIHQASDPITAVRGAEAIFVGGGNTFQLLKALYNHQLLDPIRHRVLKEGAPYIGSSAGTNVATTSINTTNDMPIVHPPSFNALSLVPININPHYIDANPANTHMGETREERIMQYHELPDVPPVLALREGSLLKVEGDLATLQGLYAARLFVRGKQPEEFAVNSDLSFLLK